The following are encoded together in the Daucus carota subsp. sativus chromosome 5, DH1 v3.0, whole genome shotgun sequence genome:
- the LOC108222396 gene encoding non-specific lipid transfer protein GPI-anchored 16-like yields the protein METANSFLRLNLVSVTMFLFFVVPGDCQISTPCTISMISSFTPCINFITGSTGNGASSPSTACCDSLKSLTSSSVDCTCLLVTGNVPFQLPINQTLAITLPRACNSASVPIQCKASGVPLPAPGPVLFGPTPPPTTAASPFSPTASKASAPAPANAPAKTITGMEPASAPADTTSENLTPTATPGIRPVLNPTSASNRQSFYVLSPFLLLAFLGILS from the exons ATGGAAACAGCCAATTCGTTTTTGCGTCTAAACTTAGTATCAGTAACTATGTTTCTCTTTTTTGTTGTTCCTGGTGATTGCCAAATTAGCACACCATGCACTATTTCAATGATAAGCAGCTTCACACCATGTATAAATTTTATCACTGGAAGCACCGGAAATGGTGCATCTTCACCATCGACAGCCTGCTGTGATTCTCTCAAGTCTCTAACGAGCAGTAGTGTAGATTGCACTTGTCTCCTAGTAACGGGAAATGTTCCCTTTCAACTGCCAATCAATCAGACATTAGCAATCACACTTCCCCGAGCATGTAATTCTGCTAGTGTCCCAATACAATGCAAAG CCTCGGGTGTCCCTTTACCAGCTCCAG GTCCTGTTCTGTTCGGGCCAACTCCGCCACCTACAACAGCTGCTTCTCCTTTCAGCCCTACAG CTTCAAAAGCATCAGCACCAGCACCAGCAAATGCACCGGCTAAAACGATTACTGGAATGGAACCAGCCAGTGCACCAGCCGATACAACTTCAGAGAATTTAACGCCAACTGCAACTCCAGGGATTCGGCCAGTGCTGAATCCAACGTCCGCCTCAAATCGTCAATCTTTTTATGTTTTATCACCATTTCTCTTGCTGGCATTTCTTGGAATCTTGTCTTAA
- the LOC108221658 gene encoding putative F-box protein At1g47790, giving the protein MANNFDGDIPEDIVREILLRLPVKLLLQYTSVCKTWLSIITSPDFVSSHTHRALMVSLIDPTLLAIGGVDELMLFSRARGNNNHSNINFDRLVMPRLFGIKPLVINSCNGIICVANLANQNDLVYLWNPPIGKCRKLPDPPRRRSYRFKIGFGYDSISADYKVVRCDYDYNDVRYLEARVHVYSTNADCWREIRPTICLEFRGLWGASIVVNGVVYFENYDELISFDTHKEIFGRIPLPSSHRLHMSNVLDFEGAVAMVFGYVGDEAGAHLWTLDDVSGRVAWTKRFSIDADLHSGLWLKCYLGGGQFCGRILNRGTCDVYNIMYNYEKKETKLYRNDLDDSTVLTGMIHTETLVSLGGFEQLE; this is encoded by the coding sequence ATGGCCAATAATTTTGACGGCGATATACCTGAAGACATAGTTAGAGAAATACTCTTGCGGCTTCCCGTGAAACTATTGTTACAATACACGTCGGTTTGCAAGACATGGCTATCCATAATCACAAGCCCGGATTTCGTAAGCTCTCATACTCACCGTGCCTTGATGGTTTCCTTGATAGATCCCACACTACTCGCTATTGGAGGAGTTGATGAACTAATGTTATTTTCTCGGGCTCGGGGTAATAATAATCATTCAAATATTAACTTTGATCGCCTTGTCATGCCTCGTCTTTTTGGCATCAAGCCTTTAGTCATAAATTCTTGTAATGGCATCATCTGTGTTGCTAATTTGGCTAATCAGAATGATTTAGTCTACTTATGGAATCCGCCGATCGGGAAGTGTAGGAAACTTCCTGATCCTCCAAGGCGGCGCAGTTACAGATTTAAGATAGGATTTGGTTATGATTCGATCTCAGCTGACTACAAGGTGGTTAGGTGCGATTATGATTATAATGATGTAAGGTACTTAGAAGCCAGAGTGCATGTGTACTCCACGAATGCTGATTGTTGGAGAGAAATTAGGCCTACTatatgtctagagtttcggGGATTATGGGGGGCTAGTATTGTTGTGAATGGGGTAGTGTATTTTGAAAACTATGATGAGCTTATATCATTTGATACACACAAAGAGATTTTTGGACGAATTCCACTTCCTAGCTCTCATCGACTACACATGTCAAATGTCTTGGATTTTGAAGGCGCGGTAGCTATGGTATTTGGATATGTTGGTGATGAAGCAGGAGCTCATCTATGGACATTGGATGATGTTTCTGGCCGAGTAGCTTGGACCAAAAGATTTAGCATCGATGCTGATCTGCACTCTGGCTTATGGCTAAAATGTTATTTGGGCGGAGGACAATTTTGTGGAAGAATCTTAAACAGAGGAACTTGCGATGTGTATAACATCATGTATAACTATGAGAAGAAAGAGACTAAACTCTACAGAAATGATCTAGATGACTCCACTGTTTTAACAGGTATGATACACACAGAGACACTTGTTTCGCTTggtggttttgaacaattggaGTGA
- the LOC108221656 gene encoding F-box/LRR-repeat protein At2g43260-like, protein MANNFDGDIPEDIVREILLRLPVKLLLQYTSVCKTWLSIITSPDFISSHTHRALMVSLIDPTLLAIRGVDELIISGVDELMLFSRARGGLTNNNNNNHSNTKFDRLVVPHLFGIKPLVVNSCNGIICLANLANQNDLVYLWNPSIRKCRKLPDPPRRRSFRFKIGFGYDSISADYKVVRCDYDYDYLRYFEAKVHVYSTNADCWRKIRPNIPLEYQRLGRANLVVNGVVYFQDNDELISFDLHKESFGRIPLPGSRRLQLSYVLDFEGAVAMVFGYVGDEVGAHLWTLDDVSGQLPWTKRFSIDADMDSGLWLRCYLRGEQFCGRITNKKTYDVYNILYNYKKKETKLYRIDRDDSTVLTGMIHTETLVSLGGFEQLE, encoded by the coding sequence ATGGCCAATAATTTTGACGGCGATATACCTGAAGACATAGTTAGAGAAATACTTTTGCGGCTTCCCGTGAAACTATTGTTACAATACACATCGGTTTGCAAGACATGGCTATCCATAATCACAAGCCCGGATTTTATAAGCTCTCATACTCACCGGGCTTTGATGGTTTCTTTGATAGATCCCACACTACTCGCTATTAGAGGAGTTGATGAACTAATAATATCTGGAGTTGATGAACTAATGCTATTTTCTCGGGCTCGGGGTGGactaactaataataataataataatcattcaaATACTAAGTTTGATCGCCTTGTCGTGCCTCATCTTTTTGGCATCAAACCTTTAGTCGTAAATTCTTGTAATGGCATCATCTGTCTTGCTAATTTGGCTAATCAGAATGATTTAGTCTACTTATGGAATCCGTCGATCAGGAAGTGTAGGAAACTTCCTGATCCTCCTAGGCGGCGCAGTTTTAGATTTAAGATAGGGTTTGGTTATGATTCTATCTCAGCTGACTACAAGGTGGTTAGGTGCGattatgattatgattattTAAGGTATTTTGAAGCCAAAGTGCATGTGTACTCTACGAATGCTGATTGTTGGAGAAAAATTAGGCCTAATATACCTCTAGAGTATCAGAGATTAGGGAGGGCTAATCTTGTTGTGAATGGGGTAGTGTATTTTCAAGACAATGATGAGCTTATATCATTTGACCTGCACAAAGAGAGTTTTGGACGAATTCCACTTCCTGGCTCTCGTCGACTACAGCTGTCATATGTCTTGGATTTTGAAGGCGCGGTAGCTATGGTATTTGGATATGTTGGTGATGAAGTAGGAGCTCATCTATGGACATTGGATGATGTTTCTGGCCAACTACCTTGGACCAAAAGATTTAGCATTGATGCTGATATGGACTCAGGCTTATGGCTAAGATGTTATCTGCGCGGAGAACAATTTTGTGGAAGAATCACAAACAAAAAAACTTACGATGTGTATAACATCTTGTATAACTACAAGAAGAAAGAGACTAAACTTTACAGAATTGATCGAGATGACTCCACTGTTTTAACAGGTATGATACACACAGAGACACTTGTTTCGCTTggtggttttgaacaattggaGTGA
- the LOC108221657 gene encoding putative F-box protein At1g47790 yields the protein MANNFDGDISEDIVREILLRLPVKLLLRYMSVCKTWLSIITSPDFISSHTQRALMVSLIDPTLLAYRGVDELILFSRARDGLTNNNHSNNLLVMPRLFGFTPLVINSCNGIICVANSVNHNDLFHLWNPAIRKCRKLPHPPRRRSYRYIIGFGYDSISADYKVVRCECDYPRDFKANKVHVYSANADCWREIRPTIPLEHGLRSGRADIVVNGVVYFENFDELISFDLHKEIFGRIPLPSTHLQPKSDLLDFEGAVAMVFENVGDEVGAHLWTLDDVSGRVTWTKRFSIDADPDSRLWLICYLGGGQFCGRITNKKTYGLYNILCNYEKKETKLYRIDRDDSTCLTGMIHTETIVSLGGFEQLE from the coding sequence ATGGCCAACAATTTCGACGGCGATATATCTGAAGACATAGTTAGAGAAATACTTTTGCGGCTTCCCGTGAAACTATTGTTACGATACATGTCGGTGTGCAAGACATGGCTTTCCATAATCACAAGCCCGGATTTTATAAGCTCTCATACTCAGCGTGCCTTGATGGTGTCCTTGATAGATCCCACACTACTCGCTTATAGAGGAGTTGATGAACTAATATTATTCTCTCGGGCTCGGGATGGACTAACTAATaataatcattcaaataatctCCTTGTCATGCCTCGTCTTTTTGGCTTCACACCTTTAGTTATAAATTCTTGTAATGGCATCATCTGTGTTGCTAATTCGGTTAATCATAATGATTTATTCCACCTATGGAATCCAGCGATCAGGAAGTGTAGGAAACTTCCTCATCCTCCTAGGCGGCGCagttatagatatataatagggTTTGGTTATGATTCTATCTCAGCCGACTACAAGGTGGTTAGGTGCGAGTGTGATTATCCAAGGGACTTTAAAGCCAACAAAGTCCATGTGTACTCCGCGAATGCTGATTGTTGGAGAGAAATTAGGCCTACTATACCTCTAGAGCACGGTTTGAGATCAGGAAGGGCTGATATTGTTGTGAACGGGGTAGTGTATTTTGAAAACTTTGATGAGCTTATATCATTTGACCTGCACAAAGAGATTTTTGGACGAATTCCACTTCCTAGCACTCATCTACAACCGAAGTCAGATTTATTGGATTTTGAAGGCGCGGTGGCTATGGTATTTGAAAATGTTGGTGATGAAGTGGGAGCTCATCTATGGACATTGGATGATGTTTCTGGCCGTGTAACTTGGACCAAAAGATTTAGCATCGATGCTGATCCGGACTCACGCTTATGGCTAATATGTTATTTGGGCGGGGGACAATTTTGTGGAAGAATCACAAACAAAAAAACTTACGGTCTGTATAACATCTTGTGCAACTATGAGAAGAAAGAGACTAAACTTTACAGAATTGATCGAGATGACTCCACTTGCTTAACAGGTATGATACACACAGAGACAATTGTTTCGCTCggtggttttgaacaattggaGTGA
- the LOC108220456 gene encoding uncharacterized protein LOC108220456 isoform X2, with protein sequence MGWKAAQKLIHHWKILRGDNVMVMRGKDKGETGVVKRVIRSQNRVIVEGKNLVKKHIKQGQGHEGGIFTVEAPLHVSNVQVLDPVTEKPCKIGIRYLEDGTKVRVSRGIGASESIIPRPEILKIRTTPRPTMGRRAICRLCTVNLL encoded by the exons ATGGGTTGGAAAGCAGCTCAGAAACTTATCCATCACTGGAAGATTCTTCGCGGCGATAAT GTGATGGTTATGAGAGGCAAAGATAAAGGGGAGACTGGTGTTGTGAAGCGTGTTATTCGTTCTCAAAATCGTGTGATTGTGGAAGGCAAGAATCTG GTTAAGAAACATATTAAGCAAGGTCAAGGTCATGAAGGTGGAATTTTTACCGTAGAAGCCCCACTGCATGTCTCAAATGTGCAAGTTCTAGACCCAGTGACAGA GAAGCCATGTAAGATTGGTATTCGATATCTAGAAGATGGCACCAAGGTCAGAGTTTCCAGAGGCATAGGTGCATCAGAGTCCATAATCCCTCGCCCTGAAATCTTAAAGATAAGAACTACTCCAAGACCAACAATGG GGAGGAGGGCTATTTGTAGACTGTGTACTGTAAATCTTCTTTAA
- the LOC108222289 gene encoding non-specific lipid transfer protein GPI-anchored 5 encodes MASKAIEMSLVLVLVVMLCGGAMAQSSCTSALLGLSSCLNYITGNSSTPSSSCCSQLGNVVQSQPQCLCTVLSGGAAALGLNVNQTQALTLPRVCNVQTPPLSQCNTANGPPTSSAATPASSPEGSPSDTSDETPDTPSTPSDSNDPSGGGSKTVPSTDGTTSAGGNIKVPVHIVLFALFIASCASAASKF; translated from the exons ATGGCTTCTAAAGCGATTGAAATGAGCCTAGTTTTAGTTCTAGTAGTAATGTTATGTGGAGGAGCCATGGCTCAGTCAAGCTGTACTAGTGCACTTCTTGGCTTGTCCTCGTGCCTTAACTACATCACGGGGAATTCATCAACTCCGTCATCTTCTTGCTGCTCACAACTCGGCAATGTTGTTCAATCACAGCCACAATGCCTTTGCACAGTTTTGAGTGGTGGTGCTGCTGCTCTGGGTTTAAATGTTAATCAAACTCAAGCTTTAACTCTTCCTAGGGTTTGCAATGTGCAAACTCCACCCCTAAGTCAATGCAACA cTGCAAATGGACCACCAACAAGTTCAGCAGCCACACCAGCAAGTTCACCTGAGGGATCTCCATCTGATACTTCTGATGAAACACCTGACACTCCGAGCACTCCGTCAGACTCAAACGATCCATCAG GAGGAGGATCTAAAACAGTTCCCTCGACAGATGGAACCACATCTGCTGGCGGAAACATCAAAGTGCCCGTTCATATTGTACTTTTTGCTCTCTTCATTGCATCATGTGCTTCAGCAGCCAGCAAATTTTGA
- the LOC108222517 gene encoding non-specific lipid transfer protein GPI-anchored 5, whose protein sequence is MAAKRINVLLAIVIVAAGITMSSAQSSCSTVIISLSPCLDYVTGNSSTPSSGCCTQFATVVRSQPQCLCQVINGGSSSLGINLNQTQALALPSACKVETPPISHCIAASPTDTPSGTSGTGSKNIPSPGADSSASKFSTSLVFLYISMTTYALISATIF, encoded by the exons ATGGCTGCAAAAAGGATAAACGTTTTACTGGCAATTGTCATTGTGGCAGCAGGAATTACAATGTCTTCGGCTCAATCTAGCTGCAGCACTGTGATCATTAGTCTATCTCCATGCTTGGACTACGTTACAGGAAATTCCTCTACTCCATCTTCTGGATGTTGCACTCAGTTTGCTACTGTTGTCCGGTCACAACCACAGTGTCTTTGTCAAGTAATCAATGGTGGCAGTTCATCTCTCGGAATCAACCTGAATCAGACTCAGGCTTTGGCCCTTCCCAGTGCTTGCAAGGTCGAAACTCCTCCAATTAGCCATTGTATAG CTGCTTCTCCCACTGACACGCCATCAGGAACATCAG GAACTGGATCAAAGAATATACCATCACCAGGAGCAGACTCAAGTGCTTCCAAGTTCTCAACTTCTTTAGTGTTCTTATACATATCCATGACAACATATGCTTTAATTTCGGCCACTATCTTCTAA
- the LOC108220456 gene encoding uncharacterized protein LOC108220456 isoform X1, which produces MGWKAAQKLIHHWKILRGDNVMVMRGKDKGETGVVKRVIRSQNRVIVEGKNLVKKHIKQGQGHEGGIFTVEAPLHVSNVQVLDPVTEKPCKIGIRYLEDGTKVRVSRGIGASESIIPRPEILKIRTTPRPTMVGPKDTPMDLVLEKTFDSKVGKGMPNL; this is translated from the exons ATGGGTTGGAAAGCAGCTCAGAAACTTATCCATCACTGGAAGATTCTTCGCGGCGATAAT GTGATGGTTATGAGAGGCAAAGATAAAGGGGAGACTGGTGTTGTGAAGCGTGTTATTCGTTCTCAAAATCGTGTGATTGTGGAAGGCAAGAATCTG GTTAAGAAACATATTAAGCAAGGTCAAGGTCATGAAGGTGGAATTTTTACCGTAGAAGCCCCACTGCATGTCTCAAATGTGCAAGTTCTAGACCCAGTGACAGA GAAGCCATGTAAGATTGGTATTCGATATCTAGAAGATGGCACCAAGGTCAGAGTTTCCAGAGGCATAGGTGCATCAGAGTCCATAATCCCTCGCCCTGAAATCTTAAAGATAAGAACTACTCCAAGACCAACAATGG TTGGTCCCAAAGACACGCCTATGGATTTGGTATTAGAGAAGACGTTTGATTCTAAAGTTGGGAAGGGCATGCCCAATCTTTAA
- the LOC108221659 gene encoding vicilin Cor a 11.0101-like has product MAKMIKPLAFFLLLSVLLASVSAFTHHDPSQGGHQGQDPEKEYKECKQQCKRQADPGRRQEQEDCQRQCKERYDERRQKGGDTDPITGGESQQDNNPYVFQEQHFQTLSAQHGKLRVLPRFSDHSKLLRGFINAFRFAYLEANPQTFLLPQHVDAELLLVVVQGRGRISLLRPGGRQSVNLRVGDIIRVPAGTTTYLINSDNNEKLIIAKLIQPISTPGEFEPFFGVGAKNPESFLRAFSTEILEAALNEKRDKVQRLLDAQKGDFIVKASEEQIRALDKKDEEGGKGIWPLPFGGGESENKINILRQNPVESNEFGELREVKPSDFRPLEDFDVTVSFANITQGGMSTIFFNSKAIKISVVTNGAGELQMACPHLAQEHGQGQQGRGGSQEGQGQQGRGGSQEQGQGGRGGSQEGQGQQGRGGSQEQEQGQGQGSHGGSQQQSYEKVQARLTQGVVFVTPPGHPLTLVASKNQNLEVLCFEINARNNERIALAGQDNIFQQMEKVAKELAFNRPSQEVDETFGANRKKWFFKGPNQQQPGRAYE; this is encoded by the exons ATGGCCAAAATGATCAAGCCCTTAGCTTTCTTTTTGCTTCTCTCAGTTTTGCTAGCTTCGGTTAGTGCTTTCACTCATCATGACCCGAGTCAGGGTGGTCACCAGGGTCAAGATCCCGAAAAGGAATACAA GGAATGTAAACAGCAGTGTAAGAGACAGGCCGATCCGGGGAGGAGGCAGGAGCAGGAAGATTGTCAACGTCAGTGTAAGGAGAGGTACGATGAGCGCCGACAAAAGGGTGGTGACACGGACCCTATAACAGGAGGCGAATCACAACAAGACAACAACCCTTATGTTTTTCAAGAGCAGCATTTCCAAACACTTAGCGCTCAACATGGCAAGCTCCGAGTTCTTCCCAGGTTCTCTGATCATTCCAAGCTTCTTCGAGGTTTCATCAACGCCTTCCGTTTTGCTTACCTTGAGGCCAACCCGCAAACTTTCTTGCTGCCTCAGCATGTGGATGCCGAGCTCCTCTTAGTCGTTGTTCAAG GAAGGGGAAGAATCAGCTTGTTGCGTCCCGGTGGAAGGCAGAGTGTGAATCTCAGAGTAGGAGATATTATCAGAGTTCCTGCAGGAACAACTACTTATCTGATCAATAGTGACAATAACGAGAAGCTTATCATAGCCAAGCTCATCCAGCCTATCTCCACGCCAGGCGAATTCGAG CCGTTCTTTGGAGTTGGAGCGAAGAATCCAGAGTCCTTCCTCAGGGCTTTCAGCACTGAGATACTGGAAGCCGCATTAAAT GAAAAGAGGGACAAGGTTCAGAGGTTGCTTGATGCACAGAAGGGTGATTTTATAGTGAAGGCTTCGGAAGAGCAGATCAGGGCTCTGGACAAGAAAGACGAGGAAGGAGGTAAAGGCATATGGCCTTTGCCTTTCGGTGGTGGTGAATCAGAGAAcaagattaatattttaaggCAAAATCCTGTTGAATCGAATGAGTTTGGTGAGCTCCGCGAGGTTAAACCCAGTGACTTTAGGCCGCTCGAAGATTTTGATGTCACTGTTTCCTTTGCTAACATCACACAG GGAGGCATGTCAACTATCTTCTTCAATTCCAAGGCAATTAAGATCTCTGTGGTGACGAATGGAGCTGGGGAACTTCAAATGGCATGTCCGCATTTGGCACAGGAACATGGCCAAGGACAGCAAGGCCGTGGTGGCTCTCAGGAGGGCCAAGGACAACAAGGCCGTGGAGGCTCACAGGAGCAGGGCCAAGGAGGCCGTGGTGGCTCCCAGGAGGGACAAGGACAACAAGGGCGTGGAGGCTCCCAGGAGCAGGAGCAGGGCCAGGGCCAAGGAAGCCATGGTGGTTCACAACAGCAAAGCTATGAGAAGGTGCAAGCACGTTTGACGCAGGGTGTGGTGTTTGTAACCCCTCCCGGCCACCCTCTAACTTTGGTAGCTTCCAAAAACCAGAATCTTGAGGTTCTCTGCTTCGAGATCAACGCTAGAAACAATGAGAGAATTGCTCTGGCAG GGCAAGACAACATATTCCAACAGATGGAGAAGGTTGCAAAGGAGCTGGCTTTCAACAGACCATCTCAAGAAGTGGATGAAACATTCGGGGCAAACAGGAAGAAATGGTTCTTCAAGGGTCCTAACCAGCAGCAACCAGGCCGCGCCTACGAGTGA
- the LOC108221654 gene encoding F-box protein CPR1-like, which produces MANNFDGDIPEDIVREILLRLPVKLLLQYTSVCKTWLSIITSPDFISSHTHRALMVSRIDPTLLAIRVNELILFSRARDGLTSNNNHSNNLLVMPRLFGIKPFVINSCNGIICVANLVNHNDLFYLWNPAIRKCRKLPDPPRRRSYRYIIGFGYDSISADYKVVRCEYDYSRYFKARKVHVYSTNADCWREIRPTIPLEYSSWIPLEYRGWRSKRADIVVNGVVYFDNFDELISFDLHKEIFGRIPLPSSHRLQLSKVLDFEGAVAMVFGYIGDEVGAHLWTLDDVSGRVTWTKIFSIDADPDSYLWLKCYLGGGQFCGRITNKKTDDVYNILYNYEKKKTKLYRNDLDDSTVLTGMIHTETLVSLGGFEQVE; this is translated from the coding sequence ATGGCCAACAATTTCGACGGCGATATACCTGAAGACATAGTTAGAGAAATACTTTTGCGGCTTCCCGTGAAACTATTGTTACAATACACGTCGGTTTGCAAGACATGGCTATCCATAATAACAAGCCCGGATTTCATAAGCTCTCATACTCACCGTGCCTTGATGGTCTCCCGGATAGATCCCACACTACTCGCTATTAGAGTTAATGAACTAATACTATTCTCTCGGGCTCGGGATGGACTAACTAGTAATaataatcattcaaataatctCCTTGTCATGCCTCGTCTTTTTGGCATCAAACCTTTTGTTATAAATTCTTGTAATGGCATCATCTGTGTTGCTAATTTGGTTAACCATAATGATTTATTCTACCTATGGAATCCAGCGATCAGGAAGTGTAGGAAACTTCCTGATCCTCCTAGGCGGCGCagttatagatatataatagggTTTGGTTATGATTCTATCTCAGCCGACTACAAGGTAGTTAGGTGCGAGTATGATTATTCAAGGTACTTTAAAGCCCGAAAAGTGCATGTGTACTCCACGAATGCTGATTGTTGGAGAGAAATTAGGCCTACTATACCTCTAGAGTATAGCAGTTGGATACCTCTAGAGTATCGCGGTTGGAGATCAAAAAGGGCTGATATTGTTGTGAACGGGGTAGTGTATTTTGATAACTTTGATGAGCTTATATCATTTGACCTGCACAAAGAGATTTTTGGACGAATTCCACTTCCTAGCTCTCATCGACTACAGCTGTCAAAAGTCTTGGATTTTGAAGGCGCGGTAGCTATGGTATTTGGATATATTGGTGATGAAGTGGGAGCTCATCTATGGACATTGGATGATGTTTCTGGCCGAGTAACTTGGACCAAAATATTTAGCATCGATGCTGATCCGGACTCATATTTATGGCTAAAATGTTATTTGGGCGGGGGACAATTTTGTGGAAGAATTACAAACAAAAAAACTGATGATGTGTATAACATCTTGTATAACTATGAGAAGAAAAAGACTAAACTCTACAGAAATGATCTAGATGACTCCACTGTTTTAACAGGTATGATACACACAGAGACACTTGTTTCTCTTGGAGGTTTTGAACAAGTGGAGTGA